Proteins encoded within one genomic window of Arachis ipaensis cultivar K30076 chromosome B08, Araip1.1, whole genome shotgun sequence:
- the LOC107613415 gene encoding putative peptidyl-tRNA hydrolase PTRHD1 isoform X1, with protein MAFTISFPMFRFLLTPSASQIASSISTSTAIRVPHLHAPTLSTRPTLLSSNSMSQPLADSQTIANQTESPSENADVVVQYVVLRRDLIDTWPLGSVVTQGCHASVSAVWSNKDDPLTIDYCSPEKIDSMHKVTLEVKGEAQIKNLSEKLTSGGIIHKMWIEQPENIPTCLATKPYPKSVLSSYFKKLKLCK; from the exons ATGGCTTTCACAATCTCATTCCCTATGTTTCGTTTCCTCCTCACACCATCAGCTTCACAAATCGCTTCTTCAATCTCAACTTCCACGGCTATTAGGGTTCCGCATTTACACGCGCCCACGCTCTCCACTCGCCCCACTCTACTAAGCTCCAACTCAATGAGTCAACCCCTCGCCGATTCCCAAACCATCGCGAATCAGACCGAATCGCCGTCGGAAAACGCTGACGTGGTGGTGCAGTACGTGGTGCTCCGGCGAGACCTGATCGACACGTGGCCGCTTGGTAGTGTGGTGACGCAGGGTTGCCATGCTTCTGTTTCCGCCGTTTGGTCCAACAAAGACGATCCTTTAACTATCGATTATTGCAGCCCCGAGAAAATCGATTCCATGCACAAG GTCACACTTGAAGTAAAGGGAGAAGCACAGATTAAGAACTTGTCTGAGAAGCTCACATCTGGTGGAATCATTCACAAAATGTGGATTGAACAACCTGAAAACATACCTACATGCCTTGCCACAAAACCATACCCTAAATCAGTTCTATCTTCATATTTTAAGAAGTTAAAGCTCTGTAAGTGA
- the LOC107613415 gene encoding putative peptidyl-tRNA hydrolase PTRHD1 isoform X3 has translation MSQPLADSQTIANQTESPSENADVVVQYVVLRRDLIDTWPLGSVVTQGCHASVSAVWSNKDDPLTIDYCSPEKIDSMHKVTLEVKGEAQIKNLSEKLTSGGIIHKMWIEQPENIPTCLATKPYPKSVLSSYFKKLKLCK, from the exons ATGAGTCAACCCCTCGCCGATTCCCAAACCATCGCGAATCAGACCGAATCGCCGTCGGAAAACGCTGACGTGGTGGTGCAGTACGTGGTGCTCCGGCGAGACCTGATCGACACGTGGCCGCTTGGTAGTGTGGTGACGCAGGGTTGCCATGCTTCTGTTTCCGCCGTTTGGTCCAACAAAGACGATCCTTTAACTATCGATTATTGCAGCCCCGAGAAAATCGATTCCATGCACAAG GTCACACTTGAAGTAAAGGGAGAAGCACAGATTAAGAACTTGTCTGAGAAGCTCACATCTGGTGGAATCATTCACAAAATGTGGATTGAACAACCTGAAAACATACCTACATGCCTTGCCACAAAACCATACCCTAAATCAGTTCTATCTTCATATTTTAAGAAGTTAAAGCTCTGTAAGTGA
- the LOC107613415 gene encoding uncharacterized protein LOC107613415 isoform X2, with amino-acid sequence MAFTISFPMFRFLLTPSASQIASSISTSTAIRVPHLHAPTLSTRPTLLSSNSMSQPLADSQTIANQTESPSENADVVVQYVVLRRDLIDTWPLGSVVTQGCHASVSAVWSNKDDPLTIDYCSPEKIDSMHKVHQYEGALFVYPTALRNS; translated from the exons ATGGCTTTCACAATCTCATTCCCTATGTTTCGTTTCCTCCTCACACCATCAGCTTCACAAATCGCTTCTTCAATCTCAACTTCCACGGCTATTAGGGTTCCGCATTTACACGCGCCCACGCTCTCCACTCGCCCCACTCTACTAAGCTCCAACTCAATGAGTCAACCCCTCGCCGATTCCCAAACCATCGCGAATCAGACCGAATCGCCGTCGGAAAACGCTGACGTGGTGGTGCAGTACGTGGTGCTCCGGCGAGACCTGATCGACACGTGGCCGCTTGGTAGTGTGGTGACGCAGGGTTGCCATGCTTCTGTTTCCGCCGTTTGGTCCAACAAAGACGATCCTTTAACTATCGATTATTGCAGCCCCGAGAAAATCGATTCCATGCACAAG GTCCATCAATATGAGGGTGCGTTGTTTGTCTATCCAACAGCGTTGCGCAACTCATAA
- the LOC107611475 gene encoding zinc finger MYM-type protein 1-like, protein MSCVAVSLLTSSLSLCVSASRDSLYRCDSPVWLRSPSVSPCIAATPRLVVLTSQAKKNYQIHLTATIDCIIFLLRLGLAFRDNDETDDSVNQENFLELLNFLAQYNEEIDHAFKNARGNLKLRAPSIQKDIVRAAASETTKAIVNDLGDELFAVLVDEARDISIKEQMSICLRYVNKEGQVREHFLGLVHISNTNALSLKLALESLLETYNLSLSRVCGQGYDGASNMQGEFNGLKTLILEENSYAFYVHCFAHQLQLAFVTIAKKQVEIALLFNLLTNLCNVVGVSCKRRDMLRDSQMTKTIEALQSREISSGRGLNQEIALKRAGDTRWGSHYGTILRLISLFPSMVNVLEYVEKDENNSEQRAEACHLLNVIQSFEFIFNLHLMKNILEVTNELSQALQRNDQHIVNAMALVKVSKQRLQTIRDDGWPLLLDEVSLFCDKHNITIQKMDDIFMSQGRSRCKAQKISNLHHFQIEIFYQVVDR, encoded by the exons ATGTCCTGTGTGGCAGTGTCACTACTTACTAGCTCCCTGTCACTCTGCGTTTCTGCTTCCCGCGACTCATTGTATCGCTGCGATTCTCCCGTGTGGCTCCGTTCTCCGTCGGTTTCTCCTTGCATCGCCGCCACGCCGCGTCTAGTGGTTCTCACTTCTCAG GCTAAAAAGAATTATCAAATTCACTTGACAGCCACAATTGATTGTATTATATTTCTTTTGCGACTAGGATTGGCCTTTCGTGATAATGATGAAACAGATGATTCTGTTAATCAAGAAAATTTTTTGGAACTTCTAAACTTTCTTGCACAATATAATGAAGAGATTGATCATGCTTTTAAAAATGCTCGTGGGAATCTTAAACTAAGAGCTCCCTCAATTCAAAAAGATATTGTAAGAGCGGCTGCAAGTGAAACGACAAAAGCTATTGTAAATGATCTTGGGGATGAATTGTTTGCTGTTTTGGTTGATGAAGCTCGCGATATTTCTATTAAGGAGCAAATGTCGATTTGTTTAAGGTATGTGAATAAAGAAGGGCAAGTTAGGGAGCATTTTCTTGGTCTTGTTCATATTTCTAATACTAATGCTTTATCTTTAAAATTAGCATTGGAGTCATTATTAGAAACATATAATTTAAGTTTATCAAGAGTATGTGGCCAAGGATATGATGGTGCAAGTAATATGCAAGGAGAATTTAATGGTTTGAAAACTTTGATATTGGAAGAAAATTCTTATGCTTTCTATGTACATTGCTTTGCCCACCAACTTCAGTTAGCTTTTGTAACGATTGCAAAAAAACAAGTTGAAATTGCTTTGCTTTTTAATTTGTTAACCAATTTGTGCAATGTTGTTGGAGTTTCGTGTAAACGAAGAGATATGCTTCGTGATAGTCAAATGACTAAGACAATTGAAGCATTACAAAGTCGAGAAATTTCTAGTGGACGTGGTTTGAATCAAGAAATAGCTTTAAAAAGAGCTGGAGATACTAGATGGGGTTCACACTATGGAACTATACTTcgattaatttctttgtttccttcCATGGTCAATGTTCTTGAATATGTTGAGAAAGATGAAAATAATTCAGAACAAAGAGCTGAAGCATGTCATTTATTGAATGTCATTCAATCTTTTGAATTCATTTTCAACTTGCACTTGATGAAAAACATCTTGGAAGTTACTAATGAATTATCTCAAGCGTTACAAAGGAATGATCAACACATTGTAAATGCTATGGCATTGGTTAAAGTTTCTAAGCAACGGTTGCAAACTATAAGAGATGATGGTTGGCCTCTTTTACTTGATGAAGTCTCATTGTTTTGTGACAAACATAATATTACCATTCAAAAAATGGATGATATATTTATGTCACAAGGAAGATCAAGATGCAAAGCTCAAAAGATCTCAAATTTGCATCATTTTCAGATTGAGATATTCTATCAAGTAGTTGATAGataa
- the LOC107614322 gene encoding F-box protein AFR, whose product MAVLETTNTKIKSKNKNKNNIIEEPLIPGLPNEIAELCLLHLPYPYQSLARAVSSSWNRAITNPSFQQCKKTLSRPYLFLFSFHKLTRKFYCHLLDHRTRSSTAAARWFTLPLPPSPITCYGKLLTIAGTMRFGTLIFSTAMSQWSSASALASAAAGTFFTEEGENGKIVAVHGGASLGAKIYDAESDTWRNGARVEVENEVASFEAVENEGKVFVTEGWRWPFTVIPRGWVYDTRSDTWQGMGIGMREGWSGVAVAVAGRVFRIPEYGDGDVKVYEERSDTWRLVRGRFPREKVKRPLKAKGLDGKMYVAGCGLNVAIGSVVSLCGEGGKRQRQEEGRNDSVCIELKWEVVEAPGGFRELEACHCQVLYA is encoded by the coding sequence atggcAGTACTCGAAACCACGAACaccaagatcaaaagcaagaacaagaacaagaacaatatCATAGAGGAGCCACTGATTCCGGGACTACCTAACGAAATTGCAGAGCTATGTCTTCTTCATCTTCCGTACCCATACCAATCACTAGCACGAGCTGTTTCATCTTCATGGAACAGAGCCATAACTAACCCTTCGTTTCAACAATGCAAGAAAACACTCTCTCGCCCTTACCTCTTCCTCTTCTCGTTCCACAAACTAACCAGAAAGTTCTATTGCCACCTCCTCGACCACCGTACGCGTTCTTCTACCGCCGCTGCTAGATGGTTCACGCTTCCGCTGCCGCCGTCGCCGATCACGTGCTATGGTAAACTACTAACCATAGCCGGAACAATGCGTTTTGGAACTCTTATCTTTAGCACCGCGATGAGCCAGTGGTCGTCGGCGTCGGCGTTGGCGTCAGCTGCGGCGGGGACATTCTTTACGGAGGAGGGGGAAAACGGAAAAATCGTGGCGGTTCATGGAGGCGCGAGCCTGGGCGCGAAAATCTACGATGCGGAGAGTGACACGTGGCGGAACGGGGCGAGAGTGGAGGTTGAGAATGAGGTTGCGTCTTTTGAGGCAGTGGAAAACGAAGGGAAGGTGTTCGTTACGGAAGGGTGGAGGTGGCCGTTTACGGTGATCCCGAGGGGTTGGGTGTACGATACGCGAAGTGACACGTGGCAAGGAATGGGGATAGGGATGAGGGAAGGGTGGAGCGGGGTGGCGGTTGCGGTGGCGGGGAGGGTTTTTAGGATCCCGGAGTACGGGGATGGGGATGTGAAGGTTTACGAGGAGAGGAGCGACACGTGGCGGCTGGTGAGAGGGCGGTTTCCGAGGGAGAAGGTGAAAAGGCCGTTGAAGGCGAAGGGATTGGATGGGAAGATGTACGTGGCGGGGTGTGGGTTGAACGTGGCGATTGGGAGCGTGGTTTCATTGTGTGGAGAAGGAGGGAAACGACAACGACAGGAAGAGGGACGAAACGACAGTGTTTGTATAGAGTTGAAGTGGGAGGTTGTGGAAGCACCTGGGGGATTTCGTGAATTGGAGGCGTGTCATTGCCAGGTTCTGTATGCTTAG
- the LOC107613417 gene encoding uncharacterized protein LOC107613417, which translates to MCIVFVCDEDERVVSRHPAAGSCPYCGGMIQAMDVESQWRFCFVPFYLKTKTRYYCTLCTRRLVLQ; encoded by the coding sequence atgtgtaTAGTGTTTGTGTGCGATGAAGATGAGAGAGTGGTGTCAAGGCACCCGGCAGCAGGGTCATGCCCTTACTGTGGAGGGATGATTCAAGCTATGGACGTTGAAAGCCAGTGGAGGTTTTGTTTTGTGCCGTTTTATCTCAAGACTAAGACAAGGTATTATTGTACTCTCTGCACCAGACGCCTTGTTCTTCAGTAG